One region of Chlamydia psittaci 6BC genomic DNA includes:
- a CDS encoding LysM peptidoglycan-binding domain-containing protein, translating to MTWRKTIRWLKQALVLSAVLNIVFLLLFYSTVFRKDIYKLRLFSGPLVAKNCRVQKIPEDFLERLSEASLEELYRLLDEDHLLYGRPLKLWALSVAIHTYHVDVEGALSHPLTFTQLRSKGKTWLLPNIDEKEYGLVRRYLSRERYPFTTRGLFIAISKNLEQGIVDEDCLYHFCHTPEFLYFRTLLCGAEERVSSVASLASMVIRNGEEIFFSLCNEKNRATAISPQQRQKVLFTYTSLGEPLAALLLLVHDEDWVLHKFTDEDLKTFVHLLPEESPYTQNFIHRIVETPRSCIVEAKQTAECLTEEKTVYEDYVIQEGDSLWLIARRFGVTIEEIMRVNHLSHHRLLPGKHLKLPPKSS from the coding sequence ATGACTTGGCGAAAAACGATTCGATGGCTGAAGCAAGCATTAGTTTTAAGCGCAGTATTAAATATTGTTTTTTTACTTTTGTTTTATTCAACCGTTTTCAGAAAGGACATTTATAAACTACGGTTATTTTCAGGTCCTTTAGTAGCTAAGAACTGCCGAGTGCAAAAAATCCCTGAAGATTTTTTGGAAAGGTTATCTGAAGCTTCTCTGGAAGAATTGTATCGTTTGTTGGATGAAGATCATTTGCTTTATGGGAGACCCTTAAAGCTGTGGGCGTTGAGTGTCGCTATTCATACTTATCACGTAGATGTGGAAGGAGCTCTTTCTCATCCTTTGACATTCACCCAGTTGCGTAGTAAGGGGAAAACATGGTTGCTGCCGAATATTGATGAGAAAGAGTACGGTTTAGTACGACGTTATTTATCTCGCGAGCGCTATCCTTTCACTACACGAGGGTTGTTCATTGCTATTTCTAAAAATTTAGAGCAGGGTATTGTTGACGAAGATTGTTTGTACCATTTTTGTCACACTCCAGAATTTCTTTATTTCCGAACATTACTATGTGGTGCTGAAGAGCGTGTATCTTCCGTGGCTTCTTTAGCAAGCATGGTCATACGTAATGGGGAAGAGATTTTTTTTTCTTTGTGTAACGAGAAGAATCGAGCAACAGCCATTTCCCCTCAACAACGACAAAAAGTTTTATTTACCTATACAAGTTTAGGCGAGCCTTTAGCTGCGTTATTGCTTCTGGTTCATGATGAAGATTGGGTGTTGCATAAATTTACAGATGAGGATTTAAAAACATTTGTTCATCTTCTCCCTGAGGAATCTCCTTATACTCAGAATTTTATCCATCGGATTGTTGAGACACCGCGTTCTTGTATTGTTGAAGCTAAGCAGACTGCGGAGTGCTTGACAGAGGAAAAAACTGTTTACGAAGACTATGTGATACAAGAGGGGGATTCTTTATGGTTAATCGCACGCCGTTTTGGCGTAACTATTGAAGAAATCATGCGTGTGAATCACCTAAGTCATCATCGTTTGTTACCTGGGAAACACCTAAAGCTTCCTCCAAAGTCGTCATAG
- the pheT gene encoding phenylalanine--tRNA ligase subunit beta: MRVSLSSLQRFFSSPLSIKQIIEACDHIGIETEIETLLSCSFSSIITAKIIKTLPHPNADRLVVATLFDGKQEHQVVCGAPNCRPDIIVPLALPGAKLHDHEGNPYTIKKSKLRGVESQGMCCGTDELGFSHLQKTERGLFEFPEGTPLGESACALLADTSIEFCLTPNLGHCASLLGLAREIAHVANVDLILPEEFSFAPLETIPKEHASHDQSICPIFCCVKISGVSSETSPQELQQALSQLKQKSINTIVDITNYIMLALGQPLHVYDAKTVDIDSLRAEKAKEKHYLKLLNNEEVLVPQGTAIICDKNHTVGLAGVMGSLDSSFNETTTDIILEAAYFLPKAIRASQTHIPLHSEAAYRFTRGSNPDNVLPSLYAAIHYIQKLFPNAKVSPIHVVGSVPQSPTLTLRTEMIERVLGATLSQSQVHEELVSLGFTVTSQDQGILSVHVPSYRHDIREEIDLVEEICRTQPWKIEKNKTPATYTPLYAFKREIVDFLAQSGLQQFFTCDLLDIETAALHRQETDYIALQGSKHATVLRDSLLPGLLKSTATNLNRQAPYVHAFELGTVYTKKGSQYQETQSLGIILSGAAEELSWVCHERALSFYSIKGWVERLFRHFHISSTAYTIRPSEHPNFHPYQQAEIYLHKHLLGRFGTLHPQLCKKAQIKHSVFFAELSVDSLLHTQKKAIPRYQPYPIYPSSFRDITLTVDESIPADSLRKKLLSFHSKWLESVSIISIYQNKNPTVQNKNVSLRLVFQDKERTLSNQEIEEEHERLLAMLNEQLDDTKGTIDS; the protein is encoded by the coding sequence ATGCGCGTTTCTTTATCCTCATTACAAAGATTTTTTTCTTCTCCCCTATCTATCAAACAAATTATAGAAGCTTGTGATCATATAGGCATCGAAACTGAAATAGAAACACTTCTCAGTTGCTCATTCTCTTCAATTATCACAGCAAAGATCATAAAAACTCTCCCCCATCCCAATGCGGATAGACTCGTGGTTGCTACCCTTTTTGACGGAAAGCAAGAACATCAAGTCGTCTGTGGAGCTCCTAATTGTCGTCCTGATATCATAGTTCCTTTAGCTCTTCCAGGAGCAAAACTCCACGATCACGAAGGAAACCCTTATACAATAAAAAAATCTAAATTGCGTGGCGTAGAATCCCAAGGTATGTGCTGTGGCACTGATGAATTAGGATTCTCTCATCTCCAAAAAACAGAAAGAGGATTATTTGAGTTTCCTGAAGGCACCCCCTTAGGAGAAAGTGCATGTGCCTTACTTGCTGATACATCGATCGAATTCTGCTTAACTCCTAATCTAGGCCATTGTGCCTCTCTTTTAGGTCTTGCTAGAGAAATTGCGCATGTGGCAAATGTCGACCTCATTCTACCTGAAGAGTTTTCATTTGCTCCTTTAGAAACCATTCCCAAAGAACACGCCTCTCATGACCAAAGTATTTGCCCCATTTTCTGCTGTGTAAAAATTTCTGGAGTATCTTCAGAAACTTCTCCTCAAGAGCTACAACAGGCTCTCAGTCAACTCAAACAAAAATCTATCAATACCATTGTAGATATCACGAATTACATCATGTTGGCTTTGGGTCAACCTCTCCACGTCTATGACGCAAAAACTGTAGATATCGATTCCTTACGAGCTGAAAAAGCAAAGGAAAAGCACTATCTAAAACTCTTAAATAATGAAGAGGTTCTGGTCCCACAAGGAACGGCTATTATCTGTGATAAAAACCATACTGTAGGTTTAGCAGGTGTCATGGGAAGTTTGGATTCTTCCTTCAATGAAACAACTACAGACATTATTTTAGAAGCCGCATATTTTCTTCCCAAGGCTATACGCGCCTCTCAAACACATATTCCCCTGCATTCGGAAGCTGCATACCGCTTTACACGAGGTAGCAATCCGGATAATGTTCTCCCTTCTCTCTATGCGGCCATCCACTACATACAAAAGCTTTTCCCAAATGCTAAGGTTTCTCCTATCCATGTTGTAGGTTCTGTACCACAATCTCCTACTCTAACATTACGCACCGAAATGATAGAACGCGTGCTTGGAGCCACTCTTAGCCAGTCTCAAGTACATGAAGAACTTGTTTCTTTAGGCTTTACTGTGACGTCTCAAGACCAAGGGATTCTCTCTGTGCATGTGCCTTCGTATCGTCATGACATCCGTGAAGAAATCGATCTTGTTGAAGAGATTTGCAGAACACAACCATGGAAAATAGAGAAGAACAAAACTCCTGCCACGTATACCCCTCTATATGCTTTTAAACGAGAAATTGTAGACTTCTTAGCACAATCTGGACTGCAACAATTTTTCACCTGCGACCTTTTAGATATAGAGACTGCAGCATTACATAGGCAAGAAACTGATTATATTGCGCTGCAAGGCTCCAAACACGCTACTGTACTACGAGATTCTTTGCTGCCTGGACTATTAAAAAGCACGGCAACAAATTTAAATAGACAAGCTCCCTACGTACACGCTTTTGAGTTAGGAACTGTGTACACTAAGAAAGGTTCCCAATATCAAGAAACACAAAGTTTAGGAATTATCCTATCGGGGGCTGCAGAAGAACTCTCTTGGGTATGTCATGAGCGTGCTTTATCTTTCTATTCAATCAAAGGATGGGTAGAGAGATTATTCCGCCATTTCCATATTTCTTCGACAGCTTACACAATTCGTCCTAGTGAACACCCTAATTTCCATCCTTATCAGCAAGCGGAGATCTATCTTCACAAGCATCTGTTAGGACGATTTGGGACATTACATCCTCAGCTATGTAAAAAAGCTCAAATCAAACACTCCGTATTCTTTGCTGAGCTCTCGGTGGACTCTCTTTTACATACACAAAAGAAAGCCATACCTCGATACCAGCCCTATCCTATTTACCCCTCTTCATTCAGGGATATAACACTGACCGTTGATGAGTCTATCCCAGCAGATTCGTTACGGAAGAAACTTTTAAGTTTCCATTCTAAATGGCTTGAAAGTGTTTCCATTATCAGTATATACCAAAATAAGAACCCTACCGTGCAAAATAAAAATGTTTCCCTACGTCTTGTATTCCAAGACAAGGAAAGAACATTATCTAACCAAGAAATAGAAGAAGAACATGAGCGTTTACTTGCTATGCTTAACGAGCAACTAGACGATACAAAAGGAACGATCGATTCATGA
- a CDS encoding HPF/RaiA family ribosome-associated protein, translating into MHTPQRRATKQKKAPKHEVANLEITGKSFHVSQPLRQLIMEKSNQLPPLDAIHIVLTSHKEKQGTEVHLTAMRGKETFQVKTQHTNPYSAVIAAFKKIRTLANKHQKIRQNKKKHDIGLSKKEEQILELEEDIHLYDDILPLETMDAWDSLKYYGYIPGSAKKVLSRKKINLPVLSEDEAIKKFESSQNKVLVFLNEKEHKIQLIHKQNDDNYVLIEPIIAPGFHIF; encoded by the coding sequence ATGCACACCCCTCAGCGTCGAGCAACTAAACAAAAAAAAGCTCCAAAACATGAGGTTGCCAACCTAGAAATTACAGGCAAGTCCTTTCACGTATCTCAACCACTACGCCAACTCATCATGGAAAAGAGCAATCAGCTCCCTCCACTAGACGCCATTCACATAGTGTTGACCTCACATAAAGAGAAACAAGGGACGGAAGTACATCTTACCGCTATGAGAGGAAAAGAGACATTCCAGGTAAAAACACAACATACCAATCCCTATAGCGCAGTAATTGCGGCTTTCAAAAAAATCCGTACTTTAGCAAATAAACATCAGAAAATACGCCAAAACAAGAAAAAACACGATATAGGCCTATCTAAAAAAGAAGAGCAAATCCTTGAGCTTGAAGAGGATATTCATCTCTACGATGATATATTACCTTTAGAAACTATGGATGCCTGGGACTCTCTAAAATATTATGGTTATATTCCCGGATCGGCAAAAAAAGTTCTCTCTAGAAAGAAAATCAATCTCCCCGTTCTTTCTGAAGATGAGGCAATTAAGAAATTCGAATCTTCCCAAAATAAAGTGCTAGTCTTCCTAAACGAAAAAGAGCATAAGATTCAGTTAATCCACAAACAAAACGATGACAATTATGTCCTCATCGAACCGATTATCGCACCAGGATTCCACATCTTTTAA
- the yidD gene encoding membrane protein insertion efficiency factor YidD produces the protein MSFKQLIQNLPTRLCCSLIHLYRWTISPLLGSPCRFFPTCSEYALQALKHHKCMKGLWLIIKRIGKCGPWHPGGIDLVPMTTLEEALGVSQVTNDDDLGDSHA, from the coding sequence ATGTCATTTAAACAACTGATACAAAACCTACCTACACGCCTATGTTGTAGTCTCATCCATCTTTATAGATGGACAATTTCTCCTCTATTAGGAAGCCCTTGTAGGTTTTTCCCCACCTGTTCTGAGTACGCTTTACAAGCTTTAAAACATCATAAGTGTATGAAAGGGCTCTGGTTGATAATAAAAAGAATAGGAAAATGTGGGCCTTGGCATCCAGGAGGAATCGATCTCGTCCCTATGACGACTTTGGAGGAAGCTTTAGGTGTTTCCCAGGTAACAAACGATGATGACTTAGGTGATTCACACGCATGA
- a CDS encoding type I restriction enzyme HsdR N-terminal domain-containing protein produces MSSSNRLSHQDSTSFNDQVTTNPDSLTIFDPIRYKILASTPEEKVRQELITCLVEELHYPPSLIIVEKGLKTLFPLLSRKEIRLPRRRPDLLVITPATYTDAEGKTYHLGEPRPLLLIECKARVINQQTLNQLLSYNYIIGSPCVSVVCYKKQQTGFLNPKTKTLDFYPGLPCYSQLISYYLMLNSVQPSN; encoded by the coding sequence ATGTCCTCATCGAACCGATTATCGCACCAGGATTCCACATCTTTTAATGATCAGGTTACGACGAACCCAGATTCTTTGACCATCTTTGACCCGATACGGTATAAAATCTTGGCATCCACACCTGAAGAAAAGGTTCGTCAAGAGCTCATTACTTGTCTCGTTGAGGAATTGCACTACCCTCCGTCCCTAATTATTGTAGAAAAAGGTCTTAAGACTTTATTTCCTCTTCTTTCTCGTAAGGAGATACGCCTGCCTCGACGTCGTCCCGACCTCTTAGTGATCACACCCGCAACATATACAGATGCAGAAGGGAAAACTTATCACTTAGGAGAGCCCCGCCCCCTGCTGTTGATTGAATGCAAAGCACGAGTAATTAACCAACAAACACTCAACCAATTATTAAGCTACAACTATATTATCGGCTCTCCATGTGTCTCTGTTGTTTGCTATAAAAAACAACAAACAGGATTCCTCAATCCCAAAACAAAAACGTTAGATTTTTATCCTGGATTACCTTGCTATTCTCAACTGATCTCCTATTATCTCATGCTAAACTCTGTACAACCTAGCAACTAA
- a CDS encoding RMD1 family protein: MRCTAHCTASSYNLHVLFHLLKTRFPTVLSREYVLVSSENPEECDKIAVFFPFGVAVFWGWEEFEEIKVLQSIVTASPEILPQPEIDCYNFHYGDKLQIRRDRLILADSQLNTKLAISFGLAQSVKLTIFEATIYKTIEDSKRLPQDLATKGKISMPRKAIAKKIGKLFLDKASVNLHSDILDEPDFFWEHPETQPIYIDVLNCLDINARINVLNHRLTILGDVLEILNDQLNHQHSSSLEWTIIWLIMLEVSVALLKDVFNVI; the protein is encoded by the coding sequence ATGCGTTGTACTGCCCATTGCACAGCTTCGTCTTATAATTTACACGTGCTCTTTCATTTGCTTAAAACTCGCTTTCCTACGGTTTTATCTAGGGAGTATGTTTTAGTATCTTCGGAAAATCCTGAGGAATGTGACAAAATTGCTGTATTTTTCCCCTTTGGCGTCGCTGTTTTCTGGGGTTGGGAAGAATTTGAAGAAATTAAAGTTCTTCAATCTATTGTTACAGCTTCTCCCGAAATCCTCCCCCAACCGGAGATAGACTGCTACAACTTTCATTATGGGGACAAATTACAAATACGTAGAGATAGGCTCATCCTAGCAGATTCGCAACTCAATACAAAATTAGCCATATCTTTTGGTCTTGCTCAGTCAGTAAAGCTCACGATATTTGAAGCTACCATCTATAAAACTATAGAAGATTCTAAACGCCTTCCCCAAGATCTAGCAACAAAAGGGAAAATTTCTATGCCAAGGAAGGCTATTGCTAAAAAAATTGGTAAACTTTTTTTAGACAAAGCCTCTGTAAATCTCCACTCTGATATTCTCGATGAACCCGACTTTTTCTGGGAGCATCCAGAAACACAACCCATCTATATTGATGTTCTTAACTGCTTAGATATTAACGCAAGAATCAATGTTCTCAATCATAGATTGACCATTCTTGGAGACGTACTAGAAATCTTAAATGACCAACTCAATCACCAACATTCCTCATCACTAGAGTGGACAATCATTTGGCTAATTATGCTAGAAGTTTCTGTAGCTTTACTTAAAGATGTATTCAATGTCATTTAA
- the recO gene encoding DNA repair protein RecO, with the protein MHTLTPAITLKNLPQGKHHCITTIFSPLGLLTFFAKQGQSLYYDFRDALIPLSLGVYSLDHSPPRMRKLLFAEVKNTFSEIKSDLPLLQAAGKMTQSILGSQWQEKPSQELFSLFLNFLHRLPESKNPEMFAATFLLKLLQYEGILDLSTTCASCKKTILSSSFYRHKGRKFCIEHSPESAVIIESEEEKILHALVHAKRFQDLLNLSNFHLEFSEKITLMFDSVFHEDKHKKLPQSNGSA; encoded by the coding sequence ATGCATACCCTTACGCCTGCAATTACTCTCAAAAATCTTCCCCAAGGGAAACATCATTGCATAACTACAATATTCTCCCCTCTAGGACTTCTTACATTTTTTGCAAAGCAAGGGCAGTCTTTATACTATGATTTTCGCGACGCTCTAATTCCGCTTTCCTTAGGGGTCTACAGTCTTGATCATTCTCCTCCAAGAATGCGCAAACTACTCTTTGCAGAAGTGAAAAATACCTTTTCAGAAATAAAATCCGATCTTCCCCTACTACAAGCTGCAGGGAAAATGACACAAAGCATTTTAGGATCACAATGGCAAGAAAAACCCTCTCAAGAACTTTTTTCTCTTTTTTTAAATTTTCTCCACCGCTTACCGGAAAGTAAAAATCCCGAAATGTTTGCAGCGACTTTCCTACTCAAACTTTTACAATATGAAGGAATCCTAGATCTCTCAACAACATGCGCATCATGTAAAAAAACTATTCTATCTTCATCTTTTTATCGCCATAAAGGTAGGAAATTCTGCATAGAACACAGCCCAGAATCTGCTGTGATTATAGAAAGTGAAGAAGAGAAAATCCTTCACGCACTCGTACACGCAAAGAGATTTCAAGATCTACTCAATCTGTCAAATTTTCATTTGGAATTTTCAGAAAAGATTACTCTTATGTTTGACAGTGTGTTTCATGAAGATAAGCATAAGAAGCTACCGCAAAGTAATGGTTCCGCCTGA